The DNA region CGCCACCGCGCCGACATCGAGCTGTACCTGCACCTCTACCAGTGCCGCGAGCGCTTCGAAGCCGGCGAGGAGCCCGCAGAGGTGCTGGCGAGCATTCCGCCGGCCAACGACAACCCCTGGCTGCAAAGCCGCCGCGCGCGCCTGCTGTTCCAGCTCGGCCAGCATTGCGAGCGCCAGGGCGAGATGGACCTGGCGCTGGAGATCTATGCCGGCTGCAGCGACCCCGGCGCGCGTATCCGCCGCATCCGCGTGCTGGAGAAGATCGCCGCCTTCGACGACGCCCATCGCCTCGCCCTGGAACTGGCGGCCGGCGTGCACAGTGACGAGGAGCAGCAGCACCTCACGCGCATCCTGCCGCGCCTGCGACGCAGGCTGGGCCTGCCCAAGCAAACGCCGCGCGCACCCACGCCGGTGACGCGTCTGGACCTGCGGCTACCCAGGGGCGAAGACTTCGTCTCGGTGGAGCACAGCGTCGCCCAGCACCTGGCGGATGAACCGGGCCCGGTGCACTACGTCGAGAACACCCTGGTCAACTCGCTGTTCGGCCTGCTCTGCTGGGAGGCGATCTTCCTGCCGGTGCCGGGCGCCTTCTTCCACCCCTTCCACGCCGCCCCGGCGGACCTGCTCGCCGCCGACTTCCAGGCGCGCCGCAGCGAGGCCTTCGCCGCCTGCCTGGCGCAGCTGGACAGCGATGCCTGGCAGGCCACCATCCGCCGCAACCACGCCGCCAAGTACGGCCTGCAGTCGCCCTTCGTCTACTGGGGCGTGCTCGACGAGGCGCTGCTGGAACAGGCGCTGGCATGCCTGCCCGCCGCGCACCTGAAGCTGTGGTTCCAGCGCCTGCTGGCCGACATCAAGACCAACCGTGCCGGGCTGCCGGACCTGATCCGCTTCTGGCCCCGGGAACGGCGCTACCAGATGATCGAGGTGAAGGGCCCCGGCGACCGCCTGCAGGACAACCAGCTGCGCTGGCTGGACTTCTGCGCCGCGCACGGCATGCCGGTGACCGTCTGCTACGTGCAATGGGCCGAAACCGAGGCCGCCCTCGCGTGAGCTACCAGGTGGCCGTGCGCGCGCTCTGCGAATTCACCGCCAAGTGCGGCGACCTGGACCTGCGCTTCACCCCCGCCCCCACCGCCCTGGAAGGCATGGCCGGCCACGCCCTGGTGGCGGCGCGCCGGGGCGAGGGCTACCAGAGCGAGGTGGCGCTGGCGGGCGAGTTCCGCAACCTCAGGGTGCGCGGCCGCGCCGACGGCTACGACCCCGCGCGCAACCGCCTGGAAGAGGTGAAGACCCATCGCGGCGACCTGGCCCGCCAGCCGGCCAACCACCGCCAGCTGCACTGGGCCCAGGTGCGCGTCTACGGCTGGCTGCTGTGCCAGGAGCGGGGCCTGGACGAGGTGGAACTGGCCCTGGTGTATTTCGATGTCGGCAGCCAGAAGGAAACCCTGTTCACCGAGCGCGCCAGCGCCGCCGAGCTGCAGGTGTTCTTCGAGGCGCAGTGCCTGGCCTTCATCGCCTGGGCCGAGGCGGAGCTGGCCCACCAGGGCGTGCGCAACACGGCGCTGCAGGCGTTGCGCTTCCCCCACGCCACCTTCCGCAGCGGCCAGCGTGAACTGGCCGAGGCGGTGTACAAGGCCGCCAGCACCGGCTGCTGCCTGCTGGCCCAGGCCCCCACCGGTATCGGCAAGACCCTGGCCACCCTGTTCCCCCAGCTCAAGGCCCTGGGCGGCGAGCGCCTGGAGCGCATCTTCTTCCTCGCCGCCAAGACTCCGGGGCGCCAACTGGCCCTGCACAGCCTGGCGACCCTGCGCGACAGCGTCGACGTGCTGCCCCTGCGGGTGCTCGAGCTCACCGCCCGCGACAAGGCCTGCGAGCACCCCGGCAGCGCCTGCCATGGCGAAGCCTGCCCCTTGGCGCGGGGCTTCTACGATCGCCTGCCGGCCGCGCGCAAGGCCGCCGCCGAACGCCGCTGGCTGGACCGCGCCGCCCTGCGCGAAGTGGCCCTGGCGCACGGGGTCTGCCCCTACTACCTGGGCCAGGAGATGGCGCGCTGGAGCGACCTGGTGGTGGGCGACTACAACTACTACTTCGACCTCGGCGCCCTGCTCTTCGGCCTCACCCAGGCCAACCAGTGGCGCGTCGGCGTATTGGTGGACGAGGCCCACAACCTGGTGGAGCGGGCGCGCGCCATGTACTCCGCCGAACTGCGCCAGGGCGCGCTGAAGGCCCTGTGCAAGAGCGTGCCGCCGGCGTTGAAGAAGCCGCTGGAGCGTGTGCAGCGCAGCTGGAGCGAACTGAACAAGGCCCAGCGGGTGGATTACCAGGCCTACGACGAGCCGCCGCAGAAGCTGCTCGGAGCGCTGCAGAACGCGGTCACCGCCATCACCGACCACCTCGCCGAGCAGCCCGGCGCCCCGCTGGACCCGGAGCTGATGGCGTTCTATTTCGACGCCATGCATTTCGCCCGCATGGCCGAGCTGTTCGACCGCCATTCGCTGTTCGACCTGAACAAGTACCTGGCCGGCAAGAGCAGCCGCTCCACCCTGTGCCTGCGCAACCTGGTGCCGGCGCCCTTCCTCGGCCCGCGCCTGGCCGGCAGCCGCTCCACGGTGCTGTTCTCCGCCACCCTCAACCCGCGCCGCTACTACGCCGACCTGCTGGGGGTGCCGGCCAACACGCCCTGGCTGGAGGTGCAGTCGCCCTTCGCCGCCGAGCAGTTGCAGGTGCGCGTGGCACGGCGTCTGTCCACCCGCTACCAGCACCGCACGCAATCCCTGGAACCCATCGTCGAGCGCATGGCCGACCAGTTCCATCAGCGCCCGGGCAACTACCTGGCCTTCTTCAGCAGCTACCAGTACCTGGAGCAGGTGGCGGCGCTGTTCGCCGAACGCCACCCCTTCATCCCCGCCTGGAGCCAGTCGCGGAGCATGGACGAAGGCGCGCGCACGGCCTTTCTCGAACGCTTCGCCGAGGGCGGCCGCGGCATCGGCTTCGCGGTGCTCGGCGGGGCCTTCGGCGAAGGCATCGACCTGCCGGGCGAGCGCCTGATCGGTGCGTTCATCGCCACCCTCGGCCTGCCCCAGGTGAACCCGGTGAACGAGCAGTTGAAGCAGCGCATGGCCGCGATCTTCCAGGCCGGCTACGACTACACCTACCTCTATCCCGGGCTGCAGAAGGTGGTGCAGGCCGCCGGGCGGGTGATCCGCACCCAGGGCGACCGCGGCGTGGTGCACCTGATGGACGACCGCTTCGCCCAACCCGAGATCCGCCGCCTGCTGCCTGCCTGGTGGCAGGTGGAAATGGACTGAACAGGGTTGCCCCCTGCCCCGGGCCGCCCCCGCGATGCGCCGGGCAGGGGCAAAAACGACCTGCACCCCATGCGCCCCCGTCCTGCCGCTGCGCCTGGGAAAACCGCCTTCTATAATCCTTCCCAGCCTGCAGGGATCGCCGCGTGGAACGGACGGCCCGGCTGAACACGGGCGCACGGGAACCCCGAATGAACGCGACAACTCGCTTGTGGAAGCGCGTAAGGCAGCTGTGGCATGCCGCCGACCTGGTGTCGGTGGCCCAGCGCCGCGAGCGGCGCATGCGCCTGCTGGCGAGCAGCGTGATGCTGGTACTGGGCCTGATCTGGGCGGTGGTCTTCAGCCTGCGCGGCCTCTGGGCCATCGTCGCGATGGATGCGGTGCTGATCACCTCGGGCCTGGCGGTCTTCCACCTCACGGTGTGCAACAAGGCGCGCAGCGCCAACCTCCTGCTCTTCAGCGTGCTGATCGTCACCATCGCCGGCACCGCCATCGTGCTCGACGCGCCCAACGCGGCGGCGCCCCGCGCCACCCACCTCTACCTGCTGCCACTCACCCTGGCCGCGCTGATGGCCTTCCGCGACGAAGGCCTGTGGCTGCGCTATGGCGTCGCGCTGCTGTGCCTGGTGACCTTCACCGGCCTGGCCTCCACCAACTGGACACCGCTCCCCGGCCACAACCTGCCGGACGAGGTGCGCACGCCCGGCTCCTGGGCCCAGGCCGGCGCGGCGATGGCGATGTTCTTCGCCCTGCTCCACGTCCTGCAGACCGACGCCGCCGAGCGCTCGGTGCTGGAGCGCGAGCTGCAGGCGGCCCTGCGCGAGCGGCAGTTCGAGCTGCACTATCAGCCGCAGCTCGATGTCACCGGGCGGGTGATCGGTGCCGAGGTGCTGATCCGCTGGCGCCACCCGCAGCGCGGCCTGCTGCCGCCAGGTGAGTTCATCGACCACGCCGAGCGCAGCGGGCTGATCATCCCCATCGGCAAATGGGTGCTGGAGCAGGCCTGCGCACAACTGCGCAGCTGGGCGGACGACCCCCTCCGCAAGGACCTGTGCCTGGCGGTCAACATCAGCCAGAAGCAGTTCCGCCAGGCCAGCTTCGTGCCCGAGGTGCTGGAGATGCTCAGGCGCCACGGCATGGACGCCAGCCGCCTGGAGCTGGAGCTGACCGAGACCATGCTGGTCCAGGACCTGGAGGACCTGACGCGCAAGATGTCGCAGCTGGTGGAGCATGGCGTGTCCTTCTCGCTCGACGACTTCGGCACCGGCTTCTCGTCCCTCAGCCACCTCAAGCGCCTGCCGCTGGGCAAGCTGAAGATCGACCGCTCCTTCATCTGCGACCTGCTCACCGACGCCAACAGCGAGGCCATCGTCTGCAGCGTCATCGCCCTGGGCCAGAGCATGGGCCTGACGGTGATCGCCGAGGGCGTCGAGACCGAGGCGCAGATGCAGTGCCTGCTGGAACGGGGCTGCCAGCAGTTCCAGGGCTACCTGCTGAGCAAGCCGCTGCCGCTCGCCGCGTTCATGGCCTTCACCCAGCAGAGCGTCGAACGCCAGGAGCGGGTGATCGGCAACGCCTTCGACGGGGCGGGAGTCGCCGCCACCAGGGAATGATCCAGCGCAGCCGCAGTCTATGCCTCGTGCGGGGCGAGCCAGGCGCGCCCCGCTGGCAGCCGCCCGGCCCGGGGCGGTCCCGGAAGCTCGGCGTTGGCGAGGTCGATCATGCGCTGGATATCAGGAATGCTTTGCGTGGCCGCGCTGCTCGTCGGCGGGCCCTCCCACGCCGGGGAAACCCGGGAGAAGGCCCAGGCCGCGGAAGACAAGGCCGAAGTGCTGGAAGAGAAGGCCGCCAGCCAGGCGCCGATTCCAGCCGACACCCCGCCGATCACCCGTAGCGAAGCCCGTGCCGTGGACCCCGACGGCGAGGCGCCGCTGGACGACCCCATCACCTGCCTCGCCCGCTCCATCTACTGGGAAGCCAAGGGCGCCCCGGCGCAGGACATGGAGTCGGTGGCCAACGTGGTGATGAACCGCCTGGGCGACGGGGCCTTCCCCAAGACCGTCTGCGCGGTGGTCAAGCAAGGCTCGGAAAGCCGCAGCTGCCAGTTCTCCTGGTGGTGCGATGGTCGCCCCGACGAAGCCGTGGAGGACGACCGCTTCACCCTCGCCCGGGAGATCGCCCGCAAGGCGCTGAACGGCCAGCTGCGGGACCGCACCGACGGCGCGCTGTACTTCCACGACCGCAACGTCTCGCCGTCCTGGGCGAAGAAATTCACCCGTACGGCGCAGACCCAACGCCTGCTGTTCTACAAGCCGCGACTGGAAGAACCGTTGGCCGGCGCCCAGGACAGCGCGCCCTAGCGCGGCGTCAGGCCGTCTCCCGGCGCGCGGGCTCGGTGGCGTGCACGAACACCGTGTAGGTGTCCGCCGGGTGCGCCACACCGGCCAGGTCCAGGGCGTGGGCGATGTTGCCGCGGTGGTAGGTGCCGTGGTTCAGCACATGGAAGAACATCTCCTCGCGGCTCAGCCGGCCCGTGCGCCCATCGGTGAAGCGGAAGCCGATCTCCTGCGCTGCATCGGCAGCGTCCAGCCGGGCGACCGCCTCGGCGTACCACTGGCCGGACGCGAGCAGGCGGCGCTTGAGCGTCGGGTAGTCGGGCACCACATCGCTGTTGGTGGCCGCGTGGGGCTCCGCCGCCCCGGTCAGGCGCGCGCGGAACAGGTCCTCGACAATCACCATGTGGTTGAGCTGCTGCAGGATGAAGGCCAGCGACTCGGGAAACCGCGTGGCATCGATCAGCCCGATGGCCTCCAGGACACGTCGGTCCGCCCAGCACTTGTATTGAAAGGCCTTGGTCAGCATGGAGGTCCTCGTTTTCGTCAATGGGGTGCAGGCGAGGCCGCCGCTAGCGTTCGGGCTCCTCGCCCGGCAGCAACTGGGCGATGTCCTCGTGAAAGGTCCGCCACTCGCCTTCGGAGATGTCCATGATGCTGAACGAGCGCAGGAAGAACGCACCCGTCGCAGCCAGGAAGGCCAGGCGCACGCGCTTGCCGCGCTCGGTCTCGAAGGCGTCGCCCAGCAGCAGGGAGCGGTACCAGTCGTTGGCCTGCGTCTTCAGGCTTTCGTGGCTGAACATCGCCGTGAGGATCGCGGCGGCGCGCCGGCTCAACTCCTCGTCGGGTATGGCGATGATGCCGATCTGCGCGATCAGGTGGTCGAGCATCCCGGCATCGGGCGCCAGGCGCGAGCGCACCGAAAGCTCGTAGTCGGTCTTCCAGCGATTGACCATCGCCTCGATCAGCCCGTCCTTGGTGCCGAAGCACGACTGCACGCCGCCCTTGCTGATCCCGGCGGCCTTGGCCACCTCGCCGATGCTCAACGCAGAAATGCCCTGTTCCATGACAACCGAGATGGCGGCGTCCAACACCAGGTTCCTGTCGATCACGGGACGTTTACTCATCACGGTTCTCTGAATTAGAATACGATCGTATTTTTATTTGCACCCCCTCACCGGGGCTCGCACCGAGGTTCACCCAGCGCATCCAGGGTGCTGTCCAGGCAGGCGCGGCAACGCTGCCCGACACGGACGCACCCCTGCCTACCAACCGAAATCGCTGCGCGGTCTCCTGGGACCGCGCAGGCCAATTCCTTCGGGGCATACATCACAATTTTACTGCCAATCCGCGGGGCGGCTTATGGCTATCGATCGTAATTCGGCGGCAGGGATCAGTTTTGCCAACCGCATTTACAAACCGCGAGCCATCGGTTGCGCACTGAGCTTCATCTATGTCGCGACCACCACCTACCCGGGCACCTGGCCGCTCTGGGGGCTGATGGGGCTGAACGGTTTCATCTGGCCCTACCTCGCCTACCGCATCGCCCTCGCCTCGCCCGCGCCCTACCGGGCCGAACTGCGCAACCTCCAGCTCGATTGCGCCTTCGCCGGGGGGTGGGTCGTGGCCATGCACTTCAGCGCGCTGCCATCGCTGCTGTTGCTGTCGATGGTCGCGATGAACTGCGTCACGGCCAAGGGCATCCACCTCCTCTCCAAGGGGCTCGCGGCCGCGGCTGCGGGCATTTTCCTGGCCGGGGCCTGCCTGGGTTTCGAGGTCACCTGGGAAACGCCGGCACGGGTCATCTGGGCATGCCTACCCATGCTGGTCATCTATCCCTTCGTGGTCGGTTGGGCGAGCTACAGCCTGGCCAAGCAACTGCTGAGGCAGCAGAAGGCGTTGTCCATCGTCGCCGGCTTCGACGAGCGCATGCTCACGCCCCATGACCGCTGGCTCTACCAGTTGGCGCAGGTCTTCCTGCGCTGCCGGTGCGGCTCCGGCCAGGCCACCGTCGCGCACATCCGCATCGACGACTTCGAGGCGCTCGGGGAGCGGCACGGCGCGCTGGTGACCAACGCCCTGAGCGTCCGCCTGGGGCACCTGATCGTCGCCGGGCTGCGCAGCACCGACCTCGTCTGCATGCGGCGCCCCGGCGAATTCCTGGTGCTCCTGCAGCAGGCGAGGACCCTCGGCGCGCAGGCATTGACCAGCCGCATCGAAGAGGCCTTCGAGCACTGCTTCGCCGGCGGCAAGGGATTGCCCGAGGCACGCATCCGCGTCGGGCTCGCCGAATTCACCCACGACCTGCGCAGCGAGAACGAATGGTTGCGCCAGGCCCGGCAGCACTCGACCCCGCTGAAGACCGATCAGCCACACCCTGCCAGCCATTCCGGCGCCTAGCAGGCCGG from Pseudomonas tohonis includes:
- a CDS encoding VRR-NUC domain-containing protein; translated protein: MPSALDDPFYYLNNFQAVLDWIGARYDDLLDDEERGFIAAFAGLPKASRALLVRMVMRKGTLFRESKLAYVEIGPTREALQPLVALGWVDPAPQLTLAQLFALLRKPEIADCFGAQLGRAGARKADQLALLQPLHPDAQPLDAWCPGLEERVHALQLMALCDRLRLMFFGNLAQDWSEFVLADLGIYQYEKVELDAASRGFRHRADIELYLHLYQCRERFEAGEEPAEVLASIPPANDNPWLQSRRARLLFQLGQHCERQGEMDLALEIYAGCSDPGARIRRIRVLEKIAAFDDAHRLALELAAGVHSDEEQQHLTRILPRLRRRLGLPKQTPRAPTPVTRLDLRLPRGEDFVSVEHSVAQHLADEPGPVHYVENTLVNSLFGLLCWEAIFLPVPGAFFHPFHAAPADLLAADFQARRSEAFAACLAQLDSDAWQATIRRNHAAKYGLQSPFVYWGVLDEALLEQALACLPAAHLKLWFQRLLADIKTNRAGLPDLIRFWPRERRYQMIEVKGPGDRLQDNQLRWLDFCAAHGMPVTVCYVQWAETEAALA
- a CDS encoding ATP-dependent DNA helicase; this translates as MGRNRGRPRVSYQVAVRALCEFTAKCGDLDLRFTPAPTALEGMAGHALVAARRGEGYQSEVALAGEFRNLRVRGRADGYDPARNRLEEVKTHRGDLARQPANHRQLHWAQVRVYGWLLCQERGLDEVELALVYFDVGSQKETLFTERASAAELQVFFEAQCLAFIAWAEAELAHQGVRNTALQALRFPHATFRSGQRELAEAVYKAASTGCCLLAQAPTGIGKTLATLFPQLKALGGERLERIFFLAAKTPGRQLALHSLATLRDSVDVLPLRVLELTARDKACEHPGSACHGEACPLARGFYDRLPAARKAAAERRWLDRAALREVALAHGVCPYYLGQEMARWSDLVVGDYNYYFDLGALLFGLTQANQWRVGVLVDEAHNLVERARAMYSAELRQGALKALCKSVPPALKKPLERVQRSWSELNKAQRVDYQAYDEPPQKLLGALQNAVTAITDHLAEQPGAPLDPELMAFYFDAMHFARMAELFDRHSLFDLNKYLAGKSSRSTLCLRNLVPAPFLGPRLAGSRSTVLFSATLNPRRYYADLLGVPANTPWLEVQSPFAAEQLQVRVARRLSTRYQHRTQSLEPIVERMADQFHQRPGNYLAFFSSYQYLEQVAALFAERHPFIPAWSQSRSMDEGARTAFLERFAEGGRGIGFAVLGGAFGEGIDLPGERLIGAFIATLGLPQVNPVNEQLKQRMAAIFQAGYDYTYLYPGLQKVVQAAGRVIRTQGDRGVVHLMDDRFAQPEIRRLLPAWWQVEMD
- a CDS encoding putative bifunctional diguanylate cyclase/phosphodiesterase; protein product: MNATTRLWKRVRQLWHAADLVSVAQRRERRMRLLASSVMLVLGLIWAVVFSLRGLWAIVAMDAVLITSGLAVFHLTVCNKARSANLLLFSVLIVTIAGTAIVLDAPNAAAPRATHLYLLPLTLAALMAFRDEGLWLRYGVALLCLVTFTGLASTNWTPLPGHNLPDEVRTPGSWAQAGAAMAMFFALLHVLQTDAAERSVLERELQAALRERQFELHYQPQLDVTGRVIGAEVLIRWRHPQRGLLPPGEFIDHAERSGLIIPIGKWVLEQACAQLRSWADDPLRKDLCLAVNISQKQFRQASFVPEVLEMLRRHGMDASRLELELTETMLVQDLEDLTRKMSQLVEHGVSFSLDDFGTGFSSLSHLKRLPLGKLKIDRSFICDLLTDANSEAIVCSVIALGQSMGLTVIAEGVETEAQMQCLLERGCQQFQGYLLSKPLPLAAFMAFTQQSVERQERVIGNAFDGAGVAATRE
- a CDS encoding cell wall hydrolase; protein product: MRWISGMLCVAALLVGGPSHAGETREKAQAAEDKAEVLEEKAASQAPIPADTPPITRSEARAVDPDGEAPLDDPITCLARSIYWEAKGAPAQDMESVANVVMNRLGDGAFPKTVCAVVKQGSESRSCQFSWWCDGRPDEAVEDDRFTLAREIARKALNGQLRDRTDGALYFHDRNVSPSWAKKFTRTAQTQRLLFYKPRLEEPLAGAQDSAP
- a CDS encoding DinB family protein translates to MLTKAFQYKCWADRRVLEAIGLIDATRFPESLAFILQQLNHMVIVEDLFRARLTGAAEPHAATNSDVVPDYPTLKRRLLASGQWYAEAVARLDAADAAQEIGFRFTDGRTGRLSREEMFFHVLNHGTYHRGNIAHALDLAGVAHPADTYTVFVHATEPARRETA
- a CDS encoding TetR/AcrR family transcriptional regulator — protein: MSKRPVIDRNLVLDAAISVVMEQGISALSIGEVAKAAGISKGGVQSCFGTKDGLIEAMVNRWKTDYELSVRSRLAPDAGMLDHLIAQIGIIAIPDEELSRRAAAILTAMFSHESLKTQANDWYRSLLLGDAFETERGKRVRLAFLAATGAFFLRSFSIMDISEGEWRTFHEDIAQLLPGEEPER
- a CDS encoding MASE2 domain-containing protein, which translates into the protein MAIDRNSAAGISFANRIYKPRAIGCALSFIYVATTTYPGTWPLWGLMGLNGFIWPYLAYRIALASPAPYRAELRNLQLDCAFAGGWVVAMHFSALPSLLLLSMVAMNCVTAKGIHLLSKGLAAAAAGIFLAGACLGFEVTWETPARVIWACLPMLVIYPFVVGWASYSLAKQLLRQQKALSIVAGFDERMLTPHDRWLYQLAQVFLRCRCGSGQATVAHIRIDDFEALGERHGALVTNALSVRLGHLIVAGLRSTDLVCMRRPGEFLVLLQQARTLGAQALTSRIEEAFEHCFAGGKGLPEARIRVGLAEFTHDLRSENEWLRQARQHSTPLKTDQPHPASHSGA